aataataaaagaataccTTGAGCTGGGGGTGATACGGCCAAGTGAGAGTGCTTGGCGAAGTCCAGTGATTGTAGTACCAAAAAAAGATGGAGGATATAGATTGTGTATAGATTACAGGCGGCTTAATGATATTACGATTAAGGATGCATACCCCATGCCTAGAGTGGATGAGTTTATTGATGCACTAGAGGGTGCAAGTTATTTTACTAAGATGGATGCAGAATCGGGATATCACCAGATCAATATGGCTCCAAAGGATATTGAGAAGACTGCCTTTGCATGCAGAGAAGGACTTTTTGAATTTGTAAAGATGCCTTTCGGTCTAGTAAACGGGCCAGCCACATTTCAGAGAGCAATGAATAACATACTGAGAGagtttttatacaaatttgTGGTTGTTTATATGGATGATATCTTGGTCTATAGTAGAACGTTCGAGGAACATCAAGCGCATGTTAGGCTGGTTATGGAGAAGTTGGTAAATGCTGGAGTAAAGCTGAATGAGAAAAAGTgtgaatttaataagaaaGAACTGAAAATCTTGGGGCATGTGATCTCGAAGGAAGGAGTTAGGATCGACACAGAAAGGATAAAGAGTATTGAGGAATTGCCGATtccaaaaaacaaaaagaaattgcAATCATTGTTGGGGCTATATAATTACTGttcgaaatttataaaagacaGTCATAAGATAGTAAGCCCATTGTATAGGATCATTAAGTTGAAAAAGGAAGAGGAAATCAAATTTTGGAAAAGGGCATCAGAAAACAGGCAGTTTATCGAAGCCATAGAAGCGTTAAAGGCAGCTGTGAATAAAGCGACATTATTGACTATCCCAAATACGAGAgataaattcattttgaCGACGGACGCGTCAAATGAAGGAAGTGGAGCCATGCTATCCCAGGTAATAGAAGGAGAGGAAAAAATGGTAGCATACTTTAGTTCTTTGCACACGAAAGcggaaaaaaattattctaCAACAGAACAGGAGCTGTTGGCGGTAGTCAAAGCATTTCAACACTTCAGAGAATATCTACTGTTGGGAAAGTTTACCTTAAGAACGGACCATCAGGCTTTAAAGTATCTTTTTAAGTCAAGGAATATTAAGGCAAGGTTAGCGAGATGGTCGCTCCTCCTTCAGGAAtatgattttgaaattgAGTATATTGCGGGGCCCTCAAACTATGTAGACCATTTAAGTAGAGACTTCAAAATTGAGATGAAGAAAATTGAAACGGTAAGCACTGCTGAAGAAAGGAAAGTTATAAACAGGGAAAGGGGACTAGAACTGGTCAGATTTTACCACGATATGTTGGGCCATGGctcaaagaaaaatatgaaatataaCATGAGACGTAAATATGAATGGAAGGAAATTAACAAAGATATAGATCAGTTTGTAGAGAACTGCGAAATCTGCCAACAGGAAAGAGAACAAAAACAATTCAAAGATATTGTACCATTGGTGGCAAACAACATTGGTGAGATTTGGGAAATTGATATAGTAGGACCATTCAAGGAGAGTGAGGACGGGTACAGGTATCTACTGACAATGGTAGATCATTTCTCAAAAACGGGGGAGATTATCCCGATCCATACAAAAGACATGAACACAATAGTGTATTTAGTGGACAGATACATCATAAAGAAATACGGAATTCCGAAGGCAATTTTAACAGATAATGGACGAGAGTTTAAAAATCGAATCTGTGAGGATTATGCAAAAGAGAAACAGTTTACTTGGAAATACGGATCACCATACAGTCCGACCACCACAGGATTAATAGAGAGATTTAACAGAACAATAGGAATTAAACTGAGGAAGATCACGGAATTTGGCAAGTTCGATTGGGCCAAATGtgcaaaaaaagtaaataaagCCTATATGCAGTCCTATCACCGTGCCATAGGCTGTGCGCCCATAGAATTGCACCAAGGATTAGTTCTTAATCATATGGATCTGCAGGAGGGAATTAATATTAGAATGGATAGAACAGACTTTAGGACTAGAGCGAAGGAGAATTTAGAACGATACAGAGGGGAGTATGCAACACATGAGAAAACGGGTGCGCCCCAATTGGAAGAAATAAAGGTAGGTGACAGGGTATGGTACAGACTAATTTTGCCCCAAGGAGGGAAACTGGAACCAAAATGGCAAGATAAAGGAACGGTCTTGGATAAAAGCTTTAAATCGTATAGTGTTTTACTTGACGACGGAAGAACGATTACAGCGAATCGAAATCAtgtaaaacttttaaaggGGAAGTAGTGTAGGAATATATGTCAATGTcaatgtcaaatatataatcgagttgatatatttgacatctgatcttttaaacaattttataaaaataaacccaTGTTTTGTTCCAACACCTTGGATTAAATTATGCCTAAATTTATACTGCATTTACAGCTGCCAATAAtcattttagattttttttttacaatactattttaaaaactacataaattttctttttaattaattctttgtactgaaaaaaatagttcTTTGTTTATAGATCATTATAATGGAAAAATGTTaccttttttattgaatataCAGCagattttttcaattagCTAAAAGATATAACAACATATATGAgcaagaattttttattgtttctTGTCagtagatttttatttgtattttaccGATctattttgttttgattttatatataaagtttatagaaaaatgataaataaaaacattttataattagtTATGGtgctttttttaatataaactaTAGtcaaattgttttattttagaaatatccttcaaattctttttctttctctttctccttttcttcttttttcttgGATCCAAAAGCATAGCTcatgataaaaaatgttacaACTGTAAAATTCATATTAATtccttaaaaatttttactttaaacGTTTAGTGACCAATAAATTTTCCAGGTATTAAATGTTATAcaaataagtttttttttgatcaatcaaatttttaattttttgatcaataaaaaatatttaccaataaaatcaaataaatttttttatttttttttaatgtagacaatatttcgttttttacattatttaagtattgtttttattcaatGTTTCATTGATGTTTATTTTGTCACAAAATAGATTCATTTCATCTGTCAAAAATACCAATAATGTGTCAAAAAATCAATGtctttcaatattaaaaaactcaatgtaatataaaataaaattttaacattatacataaaattCCTGTAAACTCTTTTATGGCGCATTTAGTTTCAGTGCAATCCGTCAattaattgattttttttaaaaattatctaattTGTCTACTAGGTGTTTTTCATGaacaaaacaaatataatttgcaattttagataaaatCTATTGACATataagattaaaaataacatttgattttttatacttctAAAATATGATATTTCTGATACTTCTAAaatatgatatttatataaaatgcACATTAAAAtgtacattttttaataaattttaagacATCTAAgatttcaaataaaatatgatttttttattcttctaaaaaatgaaatttatataaaatgcacattaaaatttacatttttttcataaatttaaagatatctaagatttaaaattagaaagatttgtttttttcatttaaaatttaaaaatcttagACTTTATTTTGaggtaaaaatttttatctataaaatgaaaattcattataaatttaaaattttttatatgacactgtaaatttttttcttaataaaaataaaaaaatttcatttttatttattcatattcaattttatattcttctaCTTCTGTCATTTTCTTCATCTCATATTCATCTTCATCATGCCCTTTAATTTCTATATCTCCAACTTCTAAATTAATCTTTTCACTAGTAAAATACACATCAATaggaaatattttctttatatctTCACATTTACATTGAAAATCAAGTGAGTCAGAatcatttttctttatatttccaATATTCCATTCTATGAAATTATCATTAGTCGTCAGATTAGTGTCGACTACTATAACATCTTTAATaggaatatttatatttagattATTAATATCTTCTTCTGCTGTAAATTCCAAGCTTACTTGATAAGTTCCTTGTTTTACTTCACTTGGCCAGAATGTGAAACTTATTGGTAAATTCGTTATATTTTGACTTTTCCATTTCATTAAAgctatgtttttattaagagAGAAGTCTTTGTCACttctaattatattatttttacaagatTGTTTGTCCAGCTTTGGACTGAATTTACACGCTGAAATGTCGCcttttacttttatttctagatttttataagattcattttttatatttaaaatcatttctCCATTTATTTCTACATTTTTAAGTGTATTTTCTACATCTATTTgacattttaatttttcttttagtaAAATGAAGATGCCTTTTTTACTAGTTTCAAAagatttagtttttttactaCTAGTTGAAACTTGACTTGTCTCATTTTTACTACTAGTTATTAGTTTTTCTTCTTGATGAGAATGtctttctttatattcatttttactTGTACTACTCTGGATTTGactatatttctttttaatttcgcttgctttatttttcatcATCATTTTGTAGATCTTTTCTTCTTGACTCtccatattttttataaggcTCAGATTACTAAATATAGGAGTTTCGTTGTATAAGACATTATCTATAGTTATTAATTGATCAATAGTGTCTAGAGTACTATTATTACTAATATATTCTAGTATTTTCCTGcctttattttctttataatttagaCTTGTTATTAAGACGTAGTGGACATTATTTTGGATATGTTGAATGTACTTGAAGAGGCCTTTTATGACTAGAGGCCTGGGGTCCTGCATGAAGTCGAGGATAAGATTCTCGATTTTGGAGATCTTGAGTTGGTCAGTGAAGCGGGAGACTATTTGGGATTTGTTGACGATAAAAGTGCCGACAATCATTTGGGGGtagaaaattatgaaaaaacaagattagaatttagaaataatgtTCGATAATTTTTGCAATCATGACACTTCTGATGCACAGAGGCCTTAAAATCTTCGATTTGTTTAATTCtgaaaattaatatttttatacatattaAGAAGACAGTGCATCTTTATATCTTGCAAGTAAGAGATAGGGAAGATAAAAACACAGATGTtctcaaatttatatttgaagacttcttttactaaattatattttgtatataattAGATAACAAATCCATTTCTTGTGTGTTAAAGATAATCATTTACCTTTTATGTTTCATATCCTGCCCCGAATTATTCAAAAAGacttaattataaaacaaggCCTAAATAACCAGGGACAAGATCTTATATCAACTTCAACACACCGCGTCGTTTTCCCTTTTTATAAGTGTGTCATATCTTTAGTAAGATTATCATGTTACACTGTATaggataaatttatacttATATCTTGAATATTGATTATATTTACATGTTCTTAAAGGTAGTTCCCTTATAATACTTTCAgtgtttcttttttgttgtGTATAAGAGTATTAATACATTATATTGTCATGCCTTTCCTAttaatttgtaatataCTTGACCCGGAGTTAAATCCATCTTATTCTTCCCACCTATTCTTAGACATAGTTtctttacaaatattttcttcttccaTGATTTTGCAAATAAGTTTTAATGTTCAATTTTATGGTATCTCTTGTAATTTAGTTCTGTTTTGCAGTATCATTTGTCATGAGATTTTACCAGTATTTTCTCAGTACTTGGATGCTGTTTATATCTTCATGTGTTTTGTTACATAGTGTAAAATATACTATATTATCTAAGTTTACAGGGCTCGATTTTCATCAGACAAGGATATTTAAGAGTTCAATGCGTAGTTTCAAGAACGAACTCCGCGAACTGTTAGAAGAGATTGTAAGCGTATCTTGTGAAAAGTAATTAGTAAGtaagatattatattagacccaaataaatttgtttatcttAGTTGTTTCttcttgttttaatttcttacCCCCTCATGCTGGAAGTTATTGACGATCAAGTGGAAATTAGAGATGACCATAAAAAATCTGTAAGAGTCACCATGCCCAAACTCACTAAATACGAGAGGGCACATATTCTTGGAGTCAGGGCATCCCAGCTGAGTGGCGGGGCTCCCCCGTTTGTAGATATTGAGGATGAGACTGATAGTCTGAAGATAGCCAGGAAGGAATTGGGAGAGAGGAAGATTCCTTTTATAGTGAGGAGAATATTCCCTGATGGATCATGTGAAGATTGGCCACTCAATGAATTAGAACTGTGAAAAGAAAGAAAGCACaagttttcttttatttatgcagaaataaaaaatattaaaatttatatataaaactaCGTGtaagaatatttatattttatatgtttatttgGTTATAGTTCTTTGATGTATAGTGGCCTGTACTGGGCCATATAAATACAAGCCCATGATACATAAGTGAACCATATTGTCCCTATAATTCCTATTCTGTACTCATTTCTCCATTTCATCATTTTATTCCTTGTGGCCAGGAGGACGCCACCAGTGGTGAGAGAAACCAAAACAAAAACCAAAAGAAGAGTCAACACGATCATAAAAGGGGGTAAAGTAAAATATGAACTAAATATAAGATTTATTgaatatagatttaatatCTATAGATTTATTGAATATAAGATTTAATATCTATAGATTTATCACTATATATATACCATTTAGATATAATCTAatagatattttaaatatcaaattcataaaataataaatttatccaGTAGACGATTTatctaatatatattttattaagttatttatttatggtTTATTGTTAATTTGTGTATTTCTCTATTCTGACACATTATTATTGAGTCGCCCGTATTGACAAATGTTCTACATTTCTTAATCttagtatttattattacaaactccttattataaatcttcATCCCTGCCTCTGTAAAATACAAgtataaatctttatacACCGTAATCTCACTAGTATCCCCTTTAATCTCTTTCTTATACTTAAAATcttcattaataaatataatagtaTCATAAGTCATTATACTGATCAAATTACCCAAAACTCTAATATCTCTAAAAGAGAACTTATCTGTATAAATTATCTTATTAATCAAAACTAAATCTTCTGTAAATTGTAAAATGTCCCCATTAGAACTCAGGCCTAATAAATCATCTTTGTACTGGACAAGatttatcaaattattataagatTCTTCTACTACTTCCAAATCTTCATTGAGTAACTGGACAGTGTCTCCtagtaaatataaattagtaTTTATAACTACTAGtctatttatatttctagtGTAAATCTTGTTTATATCTTTAATATCTCCATCTATGACTTGTTTGATCTTGTTCAGTTTGTTGttacaaattaataatttgttGTTAAAAAGAGTGACGTCACTGACTCCCCACTTGTCTAGTCTGAGGCAGTGGACTAATTTATAATCCttaagaatataaataatattcatAGTGTCTACTAGAAATATATTAGAAGAATAATGTTTTATGATCTTGATACTGTAA
Above is a window of Vairimorpha necatrix chromosome 2, complete sequence DNA encoding:
- a CDS encoding coatomer subunit delta, with product MIVGTFIVNKSQIVSRFTDQLKISKIENLILDFMQDPRPLVIKGLFKYIQHIQNNVHYVLITSLNYKENKGRKILEYISNNSTLDTIDQLITIDNVLYNETPIFSNLSLIKNMESQEEKIYKMMMKNKASEIKKKYSQIQSSTSKNEYKERHSHQEEKLITSSKNETSQVSTSSKKTKSFETSKKGIFILLKEKLKCQIDVENTLKNVEINGEMILNIKNESYKNLEIKVKGDISACKFSPKLDKQSCKNNIIRSDKDFSLNKNIALMKWKSQNITNLPISFTFWPSEVKQGTYQVSLEFTAEEDINNLNINIPIKDVIVVDTNLTTNDNFIEWNIGNIKKNDSDSLDFQCKCEDIKKIFPIDVYFTSEKINLEVGDIEIKGHDEDEYEMKKMTEVEEYKIEYE
- a CDS encoding DNA-directed rna polymerases I,II and III subunit RPABC, translating into MLEVIDDQVEIRDDHKKSVRVTMPKLTKYERAHILGVRASQLSGGAPPFVDIEDETDSLKIARKELGERKIPFIVRRIFPDGSCEDWPLNELEL
- a CDS encoding WD40 repeat domain-containing protein gives rise to the protein MKSGSEKNKTILFDNKEDETITINNKEGKTITSNKESEILSPISKEEEKDEHSSPINDQSNPEDNSSSHMEDDDSSSLNNNQSSLIEDDDSSSLSEEVSEEDCDYFGDDKCFLSSSSEEEAWADSESDEEVLREKYKNEPDWLNNKKFKKSQIKKSSRFSISFTPGLFKTNYSIKIIKHYSSNIFLVDTMNIIYILKDYKLVHCLRLDKWGVSDVTLFNNKLLICNNKLNKIKQVIDGDIKDINKIYTRNINRLVVINTNLYLLGDTVQLLNEDLEVVEESYNNLINLVQYKDDLLGLSSNGDILQFTEDLVLINKIIYTDKFSFRDIRVLGNLISIMTYDTIIFINEDFKYKKEIKGDTSEITVYKDLYLYFTEAGMKIYNKEFVIINTKIKKCRTFVNTGDSIIMCQNREIHKLTINHK